Genomic DNA from Setaria italica strain Yugu1 chromosome V, Setaria_italica_v2.0, whole genome shotgun sequence:
GATAGAGTCACTTGCGTCCTTGAGGTTCTGGGTTTGAATCACCTTCCTTGCAGAAAGCATGGGACAGGCTATCTAGAAATTCCCTTTCCCGGATCTCATAATGTTTGATTGTGTTCGGCACGTGGTACTTCCTTTacggaaataaagaaaagaatattTAAACCTCAATTTCTAGGCCTTAATTTCTTTGATTGACCCGTTCTAATATTGCAATCCTGTATTTTCTGTGTGTGCCtttgaaacattttttttgtccATGAAAAAGAATTGCCACCTATTTAGTTGATCCATTAGTTATTTCAAAGCTGACTTACACTTTCCAACCAGGTTCTTCCTCCTCTTTGTGCTGAGCTGCGGAACATGGTTATGCAGCCAATGATTTTGCCCATGGTTCTAACAATAGCAGAATCTCAGGTTATTTCTGTTGTTTCTCATTTATATCCTTTTATAATGCATGAATAGAGTTTCTTTCTATTCGAAGAATAGTATGAAATCCCCTCTGAGTAGCTGCTTATCTTGCTAGTACTTTCCATATAATATGCATCTTAATGTAGTAAAGTCCTAACTACATGCGATTTGTATCATTCTTTTTGCAAGATCCACAACTTATCCAGAATTAAATTATTTTAGTTGCACCATGATACCACATGTTTATAGTTTTTTTAAGCGAAATGCATCAGGATGTGTTATATAGTGACCATATTTACATGTATTCTGAACTATTTTGAAAGGTCGTTACTTTTGGCTCTTTTACAGGATAAAGGTGATTTTGAGCTTTCAACACTGCCTGCACTTGTTCCAGTGTTTACTTCAGCATCTGGCGAAACCCTTCTACTGCTTGTGAAGCATGCAGATCTCATTATTAACAAGGTAATCAGGGTTACTTTATGAAATATCAATACATTATACTATTCCTTTATGTTATCTATAATTCTATACGATCCATGGAATGGTGATCTTAATTCACAAATGATTTTTTACTAAAATGTAATTTAGTCAGTAGTTTTTTCACtgtgcatatttttcttttgtgcaGGCTACACAGGAACATTTGATATCACATGTTCTTCCGATGCTGGTCCGTGCTTATGATGACAATGATCCCCGGCTACAGGAAGAGGTTCTGCGTCGAACAGTACCGCTGTCTCGTCAACTTGACATCAAGGTTACCCTCAACTAATTTGCTATAATGAATATTAACCATTCGATTGTGTTCTATTCCCATCATCAGTAGAAAAATGCTGTTTTTTCTTAATTGTTTGTCTTAATGGTTTCTCATTTGATGAATGAATTTCAGTATATGAACAAAGCATGCATGTCATGTATTCAtataatgttttttttcctctctctcctgcAGCTAGTAAAACAGGCTGTGCTGCCACGTGTTCATGGATTAGCTCTAAAAACTACAGTTGCCGCGGTATGCACATTATATAATTTTGTTTATTAACAATGTATTTATTATCTTTAATCACATGAAGAGCATTAAAACATGGAAATAACATTAACTTCaataaaatggaaaactgcTGAAAACAAAAGGATAGGAACCATGTAATGTTGAACACTTGGTTTTCTAATGTGATTGTGAGCCTTCATGCGGCTAGTTACTGGTCCTGTGTCTCTAATCTGTTCTTACACCAAATATTGGCTAGTGGCCCTAACTTTAGTAATGCTTCATAATGATGCACTTTGGTTTTCTTAAACAATACCAGTAACATATAGCATGCAGAGTGATGTTACACCGGACCGTCTTAGTTCTAATTTGTGTTGGTGATCAAGATTgacatttagggggtgtttgggagcactccactccacaaaaaattgctccactccaccaactccaaaaaactcgcagccaaacgcgtctagctccagcaactccggctccaagaaaaaggtggagcagggggtagatccacgttttttgtggagtacctcaagaggtgctccaaaaatcccatctacagacctcctcgtggagttggtgggtatttacccaccattgccactcgttacaaaTAACACCGGTTAGGGAAACGCTTTCAGCTCCCGCTGCACTGTTGCCTGTCAGAATTTTGTTCGCATTGAAAGAAGCTTGTGGCTCACTGTTCCTAATCCGGTTTCTTATATCTGCGAATGACCACAGCAAGGTCAGGTGAGGAAGCCCAAGTCTGTTGACTGAAATTGAATATTACGCTCTATTGAATGATGACTCCTCAGTAACATCATACACAGACAAATTGCCCATTCCACACCTGTAGAAAGCTTCATAGTCAAAAGATTGTGAATTCAGAGCAGTTTTCACATAAATAGTTATAAGAATCTGCTCTGCACAGTTACACGACGTGTATTGTCGTACCAGTTGTAATAGTTCGAAAACNNNNNNNNNNNNNNNNNNNNNNNNNNNNNNNNNNNNNNNNNNNNNNNNNNNNNNNNNNNNNNNNNNNNNNNNNNNNNNNNNNNNNNNNNNNNNNNNNNNNCCGTTCACGGTCAGGTTGAGCGCCGTGCGCGCGGGGGTAAACCCGTGCGGCCGCGCGCCCTGCGGTGATCTTGCGCCAGAGGTGCAGGGATACGGTCTCGAAGATCGTATCCGTCGGCGGCCTGGTATTGCGCGGACGAGGCAATCAcggggccgcgccgcgccgccgcaacGAGAAGCGGTTGATCTGGAGCAGGAGCACGTGCGGCGTGTCCTTGTCGACCGGCGCGTGCAGTCGCGCGAGTTCCGGGGCCGGCGCGAGCGGTGGGCCGAGAGCGGCATCGGCACCGCGGCCTCCACGacgaggacgccggcgccgcctctgcCCGTGTCGAAGAGCAGGCGGTTAGCGTGGCTTTGGCGctcgaggcggcgggcggtgatGAGGAGCGGGAAGTGCTGGAGAGGGTGGTGGCGAGCGAGCCGAGGAGGGTGGCGTTGGTGGGGTTGGGCGGGGCGTAGGCGACGTGGTACGCCAGCGCGACTAGGTCGAGCATGGTGCACAAGCACGCCAAGCAGCTCCGCTGCGACGTCGTGAGACACCTTTGGATGCCCCACCTCATTGAACGCATCCAGGCCGagtactccggcggcgccgccgccgctggtgccGCCGGTGGATGACTTGCTTGCTCGTGTGGATGACTCCGTGCTGCTGCTCTTGCGATGTGCGAACAGGAAGAAAGATGAATTGCTGAGATGGTGTTTGAGTTGTGATTGGTTCTCGTCATCATTTCTGATTGATGATCAAGATTGTTCTACATTTTGCATGATAATTTCTTGTAATATATGTAGCATTGTTTAAAActgagaagaggagaggagaggagagagaggaagaagagaggagaaaatagaagagtatgacatgtgggtccgttcacaaagggtaaaatagaccattcacaacaagtgctcatgtttttggagctggagcactgccatcagccaaacacgtgcagcagctccatgtttttttggagttggtggagtggagctaggaaaatgtggagttggtggagtggagctggtttttgtggagtggagtgctcccaaacacccccttaatattCTATCATTGCAttgctctctctttttttcttcatcTACTCATCTGTTTGCGAATATTTACTACTTTCTTGGGTAGTGCTATACTCCTGCCTCAATTTGATGAATGCATCATTCTGCACTTTGTACTGTCACTTATCTTATGTTCTTAATTGTTCCTGCACTTTAGGTGCGTGTAAATGCCTTGCGCTGTTTAGGAGATCTTGTACCATCTGTGGACAAAGAAGGTATACTGGGTATCTTGGAGACTGTTCGGCGTTGCACAGCAGTTGATCATTCTGCGCCAACTCTTATGTGTACACTTGGTGTTGCTAATGCAGTCTATAAACAGGTTTAGCTCTTGACATTTTTTTACGATAGCTGAATTATGAGCAGCTTTTTTTTCCATGCCAATTGATTTACTTCTCAATAATACTCAATTCAAGTCTTTTGTTATTGATCCAGTGTGGTGTTGAATTTGCTGCGGAACATGTGATTCCTCTCATCTTCCCATTGCTCACAGCACATCAACTGAATGTACAACAATTTGCCAAGTATATGCTGTTTGTCAAGGATATCACAAGGTACCATCTATTATCCTGCATCTTTCTCTCCATGTGTCCATCAATATATTAGCTAAACTACAACCTACTTCTACAGCAAGATTGAAGAGAAGCGTGGTGTGACTGTTACAGATAATGGGAACACAGAGGTAAAAGCATCACCTTCATTAACAAATGGAATTCATTCAGAACCTATGCCAGTACAGATACCAGCTGCAAAGAGCACCACTGCATGGGATGAAGACTGGGGTCCTACTAAGAAAACCAGTGCTCCATCTCTCTCTGTTGATTCTAGTGCGCGAACAAACCAACCTTCATCAGATCCTTTTGACTTCAGTACTCAAACAAAGCAATCCACAACACTCCCATTTGATTTCAGCACTCAGACAAAGCAGCCATCATTAGTCTCTCAGGTTACAGCTGCGACAATCCCTCCAGCACAACCACTTCCATCCCTTCAATCTCTTGCACCCAGTTCAGGACCTCAAACTTCTGGCTCATGTGTTCCTGTTGACATTGAGTGGCCTCCTCGTAGCAGCTCATCATCTGACTTCAATGCGCCGTTGTCTGTTAACAAGGAGAATGATTCCGGAAGGCTGTCTAGCGATGTGCTTGATGATGTTGACCCTTTTGCTGATTGGCCCCCAAAAACTAGCAGTGCCACTAGCATTTCAACAATTGAGCATTGGGCAAACACAAATCAAAGTATTTCTGGATTTAGCTCAGGAAACATAGGGCTTGGTGGCAGTGGAAATTCTCTGGGGCAAATGAAAAGCAACCAGATGAGCTGGTCCAACACTTCTAATCTAATGGGTATGAACTCAACTGGCAGCTATTTGAATCAGGGCAACACAGCTCTAGGGTTCGGAAATCCAATTGGAGGACTGAGCACAGGTCTCTCCAATTCAAGTAGTTCCAGTGCAGGCCAGAGCATGATGCAGCCAAAATCTGATTTTGGATCACTGTCCATGTCGACCAACAATGCCGCACATGGTCCACCCAGACTTGCCCCTCCTCCATCTGCTGCTGTTGGAAGAGGGCGTGGTAGAAATCAAGGACAGTCAGCCCTCTCCCGAGCATCACGGCCCCCTCATTCCAACTCCTCATCTGGGCAACAACCTATCCTTGATTTACTTTAGTAAGGGAAGGATAGCCTCTGTTCTGCCTTCCCATAATGTCAACGTGTACATCTTCAAATATTTTGTACGGTGAGCATCATACTGTTCTTTGGACATGCATGTGGGGAATGGGTATTCTCTTGTCAGTTCGAAGCTGGATGGCCTTGGTGAGTGGTCCGAAGGAAGCTGCTTCGGGGTCTTGCAGAGGTCACATTTTCTCCTGCTTAGGGTTTTGATTTCAGCATGGAGGCCATCTCCATATTGGTGAGTCAAGAAATGCTGCTGTGTATATCTTTTTCCAAACTCGGCTGTAGCTTGTAGAGGTGATGAATATAGTCAGGCATGTTTATCTGGGCTCTGAAGTTTTGAATGCCTACAGTGTACCACCATGTTTAATGGGCCTTACAGATGGACCCTGCCCGTGTAATTCATTTGTTTCTGTAAAGGCCCATGTGTATGTAGTCGTCAAAATTAAGGCTATCTGCAATTCTGCTTCGATGTTGTTGGATAACTGTTGTTGATAAAACCACATGTGTTACTGTACCCCACAACTGTGTAAAGTCAGCCTTCATGTTTGGCCTTTTCTCTTTACCATTCCTGGCTGATTAAACCAACTCGGTCACTGTTCCCTTTCTTCAGCTTGATACCTTCGGTATTGCAGACAAAAAAAGCTATCCTTGGTTGGATTGTTGCGTCCCAACATCGAATACTGACCTTGTACAGAACTGCATGCACGGGACAACACCGATCGAGCATTTCGAATCTGCTGCAGGCCTGCAGACCTGTTGTGTACCGCTACCGCGCAGATGCCATGATGAATGCGTTTCTCGTTGATGGCAGGAATGTTTCAGTTCCATGAGCACTAGGAGATCAGTGGCTCAGGGAAAATTGAATGCATGTATGGGCGCATGGCGAGCCCCCCTGGCCTTCTTCACTCAATGATGCAATACGCATCAGAAGTCAGGAGCGAGCAGGGACACAATCCCTCATCGATCATGGGATGGCCATGTTGATCTTGGAGCTATACATCCTCCTCGCTCGCAGCTCATGAGTCATGATGTCTCTCCTGCATCTTCGCTTGCCAGGGGCCCATGTACATGTATCTGGGGAAACCATGGGTCGtacgtcgccgtcgtcgcacTCGCGCAGCAGATTCGGGGGTGTACACTATACACATAAGACCGTACGTGCACTGTGCAGCCGTCGCCTACAGCTACAGCGTGCATGCAGCGGCTACAGGGGAACGGTCTTGACCTGAACAGTGGCCAGCTAGCTAGAGCTTGGGATCCCATCATCAATAACGGGTTTGCATTTGCAGCGATGGCGCGCCATGCACCACCGGTCCAcactccaccgccgcctcggctTGGCATGGCATCTTGCATTGTTCCTAGCTTGGTGTCTGATGCATTATATTGGATGCGTGAGGCAGTAACTGTGGTTACCGGCAGGAGCGGCGGTGAGTTAAGTTTCGATTGGACCACACACACACAGCATGAACGGATAAGAGGGGCTTCAGGTTTGACGGGGCGCTGGAACTTTCTCGTGCTCAAGGCAATCCATCCTGTATTCCTGAAAGTTGTTGATACTGTGCACAATTCATCAAGTGTCATGTCATTCTCCATCCTAATCACGACTACTTACGAGTCagagaaagaggagggaggagggagggcacATAAGAAATGGATAGGGTCGCAGTCCAGCAGGGCTAGGGAAATGGGGAGGGAATCCAATGCAAGCAAAAGGGCCCCTCATATCCAAATACAAATCCATGTGCTACTGTAATACTGTTACTAACCGAGCAACCAAAgcaggagagagaaagaagccGATGACAGACGATGGCCATCGCATATCGGAGCGAGCAGAAGAAGGCTGCGTAGAAAAGGCGAGCGCTCACGTCACCATGTGGCGCCGCACGTGCTGGGGCGCGCCCCACTCACGTGGCGTCGTGGCGAGCTCCGAGCCGAGAGCCGAGCGGGGACCCCCGGGCTCCCGGCACCCCGCAAAGCCCGCCCACGCGTCGGGCGGGCGCCAGCCACGCCGCGCTGCCGGGCCTGACGCTGCTACCGCGAGCGAGCGTCACGGCGCGCCCCGCGCACGAGCCCCGGCGCCGGCTTTTTCAGCGCCGGTGCCGTAGGTGGTGACGTCACGGCGGTGCCCCTGGCTACACTACAAAATCTCACAGGGCCGAACTACGTGGAGTCAATGACACCAGGGCTCTTATACTGAGATAGCCCTATCCTCATCCTAAGCTAGGCACTGAAACAACACTTCCTCTCTTCCATACTATCTAGAATGAGAAGCTATATAGAGGAGAGCCATTGCTTATGCTGGTTATATGTCGAAAAATGTGCGGCATAGAGTGAATTTACAGGCAACAGTGATTCAGTTACTTCNNNNNNNNNNNNNNNNNNNNNNNNNNNNNNNNNNNNNNNNNNNNNNNNNNNNNNNNNNNNNNNNNNNNNNNNNNNNNNNNNNNNNNNNNNNNNNNNNNNNAAAGGggcgccccccccccctgcGGCCAGGGGGTACATACCCCCCCCCCCGACGGCAGCCAAAACCTCCCGGGAATTATTGATAGAGgtgttcccccccccccccccccccccccccccccccgggctcAAGCAACCTCGGCCCGCGTGCTCTCTTCCCATCATGCCTGCCGCCTTTGATTATTGTCACGAGCAGCATCTCTCTCGCCCGCCTGGGCGTCTGGCAGCATGCTGTGTTGGAGCATCTTCACTTTACGGCGGCTTCCAAGATGCTTAACACTTCTCGCTCAACCATTATTTGTACAGCAACAAACATTGAtctcactttttttttgttaaggtAGTAATCTAGATACAATCATAAAAGACCACCTCGAGATTCCTATGAAGTGGTTACCTAGCTAGCGTGTCCAGGCAACCGTGAGACATGATTTCGTGTCCTCAGGTTCTTTGGTTTGTAGTGGCTCGTGCCACGGATCGAGGCTCCTGTCACCGAATGGTGGATCAAAGCAAGGAAGAGAAGTTTGGGCTTCGATCTTGGGGGCCATGCATGGCGACCATGTGGGCCTCGTTTGGGCTTTGTTCCCCTGCCTGCTGATGTGTTCTTTTGTTGGCAGCCAAACCAAACATCCCATATTGCTACCACAACCGTCGTGTGCAGCTGTACTCTTGAGCTCCATTGCTCGCAACATGTAAATAAAAGTCTTTACAATTACGGAGCTCGCTGATAGCTAGGTGCTGGCGTGCTGCCACAAGCCCTATCGTGAAAGAGAGCACTCGTGTCCTCATCAAGGAGAAAGGGACTATGCATGCAGAAACCAATCGATGGACGAGATGTCAGGCAGGTCCTGTTCTTGTGCCGTGAGGTCAGCTTCAGATCAGATCTACCGGAGACACCAGCTTTCCCCATCACACATTACATTACAACGGGTGGCTCGTCACATATGCCAAGCAGAAGAGACCAAGGCCGGCCGTAGTTGCCACGAGCTCGCAAAAGCCTTCAGCTTTTCGGTGGTTGGATCATTGGATGGGGCTCAAAGATCATGTGCAAAACCGAAGAAAGAATCTATCGCTGTGACAACAGAAAGGAACGCCATGTTTTCCCATGATGGAATCCTTCCCCGAGATGCTCTCTCGCCCTAGCTGTATGACGCCATGACCTACCTGAAAAGTTGCAATAAGGGTGTGCGCTTAACCTTTTCATAGAAAGGCTGCAGCCTTTTAGCCCCAGATGGAGCACATCATGGTACAGCTGCTCAGCCATTAGTGGCAGCATTAAGACCAAATAGTTAGATTGGGGCAGGGAAATAATGTGCCTGTCTGCCTAATGCAACTTGCGCAATTGTGCCTTGTCCGTTTTTCAGATCAGAGACGAAGAGGGGAACCAATTAAAAGTGCCATGAATTAGGATACTGGTACAAGGAAAATCTGTACAACCACAGGCTCAGCTAAAGCTACTGTCATGTTATGTTTGTTGTAATCCTTTTGTTGCTCTACAAGGTTTCTTATGGTTGTGGGCTTTTTTTAGTCACTCTGAATTCAACTTTTATGTCTGCCTGCCCATCGTAACCATCCCTAGCACCAGCCAGAAcattttattaaaattaaaaaaacaatgCTTCAGTTAATAAAACTAACTCATGTGCATGGAATCTTATGTTGGCATTGAATTTAATTACTCTGAAAGTCGATATCTCACAAGAAAAAAGATGCAGCCATAAGCATGCATTTTTTTAGAGAAAAACATTCTGTCTTAATTATGCGCGCCTTTCAGATGTATTAAAAAACTCAAAAAAGTTATGACTACAATACTCTAGAATTTACCTAactgttgtaacttgtaagtgTAGCTCCAACCCCTTTAATAACGTGAGATAAAATATATGTTTCTTCTGATTATAGCTAGCTCTCCCTTCAATGCCTGACAAAATTATGTTTCTTCTGATTGAGCATAGCGATAGATCCCTTCTACATTTATAGTTGAGCTGTTGCTTGCATTCGACTACAAACCATGCACATCTCAAGGCAAATTAAGACCCTGATCAAGAGCAAAAAAAGATAAACAAACTACTACCACTACCATGGAAGACAGCCCGGTCCATGGCGGATTAAATTAACAAATGTCCAATCAATAAGTAACTCAAACCCGATCCAACATAGACCAATCACACTTCCTCAACGGGTCATGCCACTTTTTAACCAAGATCTGCATGCCCATCTCCTCTTCTTCAAATCTCCATGGTTTCATCCTTAAAAACAAAACTCTGCATGGTTTTCATTACCATATAGTACTCACTGCAGTACGGTCAAACAATTTTAACTGCACATGCCCTGCTTCACTTGCGATCTGCTAGTGTTTACTGTTCCCCTTGGATCCCCTTACCTGGCCTGGTCCTCATTGGACCTAATCAGGTTAGTTACTCGTTGCCATAATGGATAAGCTATTTATATAACAACTCTTGTTTTGGGATCTTGAGGCATTGCCACATTTGACCTATCTTGATCTTGAAGCAACCACACGTACATCTTTGAAGAGACAAAGTAAAAAAGTGCAGTTGTGTAGAAAAATTACTCAGGGTAGTCAAGTTCAATTCATTGTGACTTCGCGAATTGTCAATTTTGATGTCGGTGGATAATGGTTTCAGATTTACATTTAGAAAAGCCCTTGTAGAGGACAAGTAAGGTGTGTGTGCCTGTGAGTGAAAATGAAATGCACATCCTACATgcatcttttaaaaaaaaaaagagtttacTCCACAAAAAAAGTAAAGAAGAGTTTACCTGGTTGCAAATTTCTTTTTTGTCTAGGTTCAATTTGAGGTCAGCAAGGGTGAAGGGGAGGTGGTTGTTGGAGAGTAAGCATCACGGCTCACAAAAGTACAATCCAGTCCTTGGGTTGGAATGGCGGAATGCAGATCACACAAATCCAAACAAAATGTACTACTATAACTTATCCATTATGTGTCATTCAACAACTTTTTTCCTCCTTCCCAAAGGCACCATTCATTGGCTTATGACTCCAAGAAAGATGTGACTTGTGGCTGGACCAATCATCTTGATCATGCATCATCCATCAGGggagaaggaaaggaaaagataaAACAAGAACAAAGTGTGGCATCACATTCACAGGTGGAGGGTGTGATCTGCATTAACTTGGACAGGTGTGCGCCCATCTACCTTTCTCCACTCTTTAGTTCCATGGTTCACAGGAGGTGTTGCCTTGGCTCCCTCTTCTCACTCTCAACATTTATGCCTTGGCCACTCAGATCACATGCTTGGCTGCTTGCTTGTTCATGCCTTgcaacaaccaccaccaccatggccaTAAACACCCTTGCATTGCACTGCACTGCATTGCATATGACACCTTTTATTGGCATGCATGGATGGGTGCATGTGTGCAAGTGTTTGTTATGCCCTGATGGGTGGAAGAAATTCAACAGGTTTGTTTCACCGTGGCCTGGATCTGGGTCAGGCAGACCTGCCTCCTTCCAGAATGCTTGCTGTTGCCATGCTCCAACTGATTCACCATTTGTGCCACCTTGCCCAAAACCCAGTGGCTGCTGAGTTCCCGTCTGCAGGGCCAGAAACTGCAATGGATTCAAGCTTCACACACTGCCTGCTGGAGCTCCCCCTTTTATAATAATGGGAAGCAATGATTAACAAGGGGAGGGCAAGCTTTATCTTTCCATCCATGCAGTGCAGGCCACAGTGAACTATAAATATGCTCTGCTCTGGCCAATGGGGCACAAAAGGAGAGCTTCTTCAGCTGCATACACTGAACCTTCACATGAAAAGGCCTGAAATCTTTTTCCATGACAAGCACAGATCTTGTCCCTCCTCTCAAACCACACTCCAACTAAACCCACTTTGTATAGATAATCACATGCTTTTCGCATAGTTTATCACTTCAATTCAGCCAATGGTTGCAAAGAGACAGCTCTGTTTCTTTGCCAAAACAATGATGTCTTTGTTGTTAATCAaactcctttattttttttcccttggcACAGTGCAATGGAATCTATGGAGCTCTCAGTTCTGGTAAGTGCACAGAATGAGGGTGCAGACCAGTtatcctcccctcccctcactCTGGGCGTGTCCGCTGACAGCCTGCACATGGCCTCATGGGATCAAATCTCATTGTTAAAGGCTTGCAAATCTTGCAAACATGGCTTGGCACACACTACTATACTGTTTTCCCTTATTCCATGCCCAGTTGTTCCTGGAACTAATCTGGGTTAACTGCTTGGAGGGCTTTTCAAATGCTCACAGATCAGGGAAAGGTTATAGCTATGAGGACACATGCATTACTGCTTGTTTCTTCTATTTGATCTGCAAAATGTTCAGAAGCATCAAATCTAAGATAGACGTCCATCTACACTTTCTCTACTGCAATTTCCTCTCCAAACTCACAGGAATACTTGTTGCATATGAGTGTGCAGTATACTTGAAAAACCAGGCCTTGGGACCATGTATGGGATATTGTGAAGTGTATCAGTATTCTTACCCTCTCCATCAGAGAAGGTGATTAACAAAAACAGCATGAGTTCCTTGCAGGCAACTATTCAACTGGTGTAGTTTGTTTGAATTGGGCAACCAGGGTGAGTGACAGGCATCACAAACTGCACCACCCTCCTGCGCCCAGATTTGGTAGTATATCACCACTTGTGCTAACTGCTAATCCACTGAATAAGCTGCAGACAAACTGATGAAGTAAGCACACCCATCCATACATGATTCCCCTGCGCACACTGCAGCACCAGCCATTGGCTCCTGTTGGCCTGTTCTTGCCACACGAACTGCACCCCCTCTCACTCCCACAGGCCGCACACATCTCGATGCGCGATGAACGGTGCTGGAACGCCGACGCGGCAGATTAGCATCCTGATGAACAAACTAGACCAatcacacatgcatgcatgcgcctTGTGCAGGACTAAATAACCGCGGCAGCTGGACGGCATGCACATGAGCTGCTGATCCTGCCTGTAATATTCCATCTAGATCATGCCCGGCCAGTTTTGAGCCCTGGAATTAGCAGATTTGTCTTGGTGGGACGGCCAGTTCTCGCGTTGCTAAGACCAGAAGGATTAGGGCGCTAACTAAGCATATTATTATAACAACCGACCAAACCGAAAGGGGGTTAGGCCTAGGGCTTTGAAAATAATCTGTCTCCCCTACGCAAAACACATGCGCGGCCAAGGGGAAGGCGCAGCCGTGTCCGTGTGCGTGTGTGTACTGCCGCCACTGAGCTTGCTGCTTGCTTGTGCCTGGATCTTGATTAATTAGTACCGATGCTAGTATAATTTTATGATGCATCGTAGTTAATTCGTTCTAGGATCCATACAGTCAAAGTACTCACTACTCAATTGTACATAAAGTATCTGCCTAGATGGCTGAtcacttcaattttttttttgctgggcTAGACTTGTTGTGTCTTTGCATAGTTTAATGCATACTTGTGCTAGCTGAATGAGTAGCTTCTTTTTACTTAATGAAGGGTCAACTACTTAATCTTGATGCCATCTCAATGGCCTAAAACGATCCACACTAGTGGGTTCCTGTTGGCTCAAGGAAGTATACAACATATTGTCGAGTGTCTGCAAAACAAAAGTGACCTTGTACCAGATGGATTTCTTTTTAGGGCACCACACTTTCAGTTTTTAGAGCTTTTGGGCAGCAGTTTAGGTAGGCGTCTAGCAGCCCACAGAATCACAGGTAGACAAAGGCTGGAAGGAAAACCGGCAACTAACGCGAGATGATTGATCCCTAGTTTAGTGGCTCCCAGCCCCGTTCGTACTACTAAACACGCGTGTGCGTGTGTTGGTGCAGCGCGTAGCAAAGAGAAGCCTTTCAGTTAGTGGCCCGTGTGCCCTTTTAGCGAGACGTGTCGTGGTCTCAGTGGCCGGCGGCCTTCGTTGAAAAAGATTATTATAAAGAAGCGCGTGGCCGCTGGAGAGGCGCAGCAGAAACATCAAGCACCTTTATTTGGTTTAGCGCTCCCCTGAGCAAAACCGGCATGTGTCGTCTCTGCAGTCCACACGATTtgaggtaaaaagaaaaagaaaaaaatggcaGCTTGAATTCTCACTCCCATTTGTAATGGTTATTCCCAAAGTGAAAGAAATGTGCCAAGAACGCCAC
This window encodes:
- the LOC101767338 gene encoding SCY1-like protein 2 — encoded protein: MALNMKTLTQALAKASAVIEKTVSTTVQEVTGPRPLQDYELLDQAGSGGPGLAWRIYTARPRDGAPSAPYPVVSVWVLDKRALAEARARAGLSKAAEDAFLDLVRADAARLVRLRHPGVLHVVQALDETKAAMAMATEPVFASVSNALGCLDNVGKVPKELKGMEMGLLEIKHGLLQVAETLDFLHNNAHLAHRAISPETVFITSSGSWKLGGFGFALSVDQATGRLTSSQQFHYSDYDVEDTALPLQPSLNYTAPELVRSGDSKVGSACDMFSFGCLAYHLIARRPFLDCHNNVKMYMNALTYLTSEAFSNIPSDLVSDLQRMLSMDAVSRPSAMAFTGSSFFRDDTRLRALRFLDHLLERDNMQKTEFLKALSDMWKDFDSRVLRYKVLPPLCAELRNMVMQPMILPMVLTIAESQDKGDFELSTLPALVPVFTSASGETLLLLVKHADLIINKATQEHLISHVLPMLVRAYDDNDPRLQEEVLRRTVPLSRQLDIKLVKQAVLPRVHGLALKTTVAAVRVNALRCLGDLVPSVDKEGILGILETVRRCTAVDHSAPTLMCTLGVANAVYKQCGVEFAAEHVIPLIFPLLTAHQLNVQQFAKYMLFVKDITSKIEEKRGVTVTDNGNTEVKASPSLTNGIHSEPMPVQIPAAKSTTAWDEDWGPTKKTSAPSLSVDSSARTNQPSSDPFDFSTQTKQSTTLPFDFSTQTKQPSLVSQVTAATIPPAQPLPSLQSLAPSSGPQTSGSCVPVDIEWPPRSSSSSDFNAPLSVNKENDSGRLSSDVLDDVDPFADWPPKTSSATSISTIEHWANTNQSISGFSSGNIGLGGSGNSLGQMKSNQMSWSNTSNLMGMNSTGSYLNQGNTALGFGNPIGGLSTGLSNSSSSSAGQSMMQPKSDFGSLSMSTNNAAHGPPRLAPPPSAAVGRGRGRNQGQSALSRASRPPHSNSSSGQQPILDLL